A genomic window from Salvelinus namaycush isolate Seneca chromosome 21, SaNama_1.0, whole genome shotgun sequence includes:
- the psme3ip1 gene encoding PSME3-interacting protein isoform X2, which translates to MAVPAAGGVDLSRKFVSETEIEEKRKQRQEEWEKVRKPEDPEKAPEEEYDGRSLFERLQEQKDKKQEEYDEQFKFKNMVKGLDEDESHFLDEVSRQQSLVEKQRRDEELHELKEYRSALKKLASSESRKEPERRAGPKPAEVKTSHLSQAHLLAGAFKRRSSSQSSDNSKKQKVEESAAGNGGRTGGLRPSYNEAGRGVVEQGSTVKTTGVLHLPSAAVCVGILPGMGAYSGSSDSESSSDSEA; encoded by the exons ATGGCAGTGCCAGCGGCCGGGGGTGTAGACCTCAGTCGTAAATTTGTGTCAGAGACCGAGATCGAGGAGAAAAGGAAGCAAAGACAGGAGGAATGGGAAAAAGTTAGGAAGCCAGAGGACCCAGAGA AGGCTCCTGAGGAAGAGTATGATGGGCGTTCACTGTTTGAGCGGCTACAGGAGCAGAAGGACAAGAAGCAGGAGGAATACGATGAGCAGTTTAAATTCA AGAACATGGTCAAAGGCCTGGATGAGGATGAGTCTCACTTCTTGGATGAGGTCTCCAGGCAACAGAGCCTGGTGGAGAAGCAACGCAGAGACGAGGAGCTGCATGAACTAAAAGAATACAGA AGTGCTCTGAAAAAACTGGCATCTAGTGAGAGTCGGAAGGAGCCAGAGAGGAGGGCGGGTCCTAAACCAGCAGAGGTCAAGACCAGTCACCTGTCCCAGGCACACCTGTTGGCTGGGGCGTTCAAGCGACGCAG CTCTTCACAGTCCTCAGACAATAGCAAGAAACAGAAGGTTGAGGAGTCTGCAGCAGGGAATGGGGGCCGGACAGGTGGGCTGAGACCTTCTTATAAT GAGGCGGGCAGAGGTGTGGTTGAGCAGGGCTCCACGGTAAAGACAACAGGTGTCCTCCACCTTCCATCGGCCGCCGTGTGTGTGGGCATCCTGCCGGGCATGGGAGCCTACTCCGGCAGCAGCGACTCTGAGTCCAGCAGCGACAGCGAAG CCTAA
- the psme3ip1 gene encoding PSME3-interacting protein isoform X3 produces MAVPAAGGVDLSRKFVSETEIEEKRKQRQEEWEKVRKPEDPEKAPEEEYDGRSLFERLQEQKDKKQEEYDEQFKFKNMVKGLDEDESHFLDEVSRQQSLVEKQRRDEELHELKEYRSALKKLASSESRKEPERRAGPKPAEVKTSHLSQAHLLAGAFKRRSSSQSSDNSKKQKVEESAAGNGGRTEQEAGRGVVEQGSTVKTTGVLHLPSAAVCVGILPGMGAYSGSSDSESSSDSEV; encoded by the exons ATGGCAGTGCCAGCGGCCGGGGGTGTAGACCTCAGTCGTAAATTTGTGTCAGAGACCGAGATCGAGGAGAAAAGGAAGCAAAGACAGGAGGAATGGGAAAAAGTTAGGAAGCCAGAGGACCCAGAGA AGGCTCCTGAGGAAGAGTATGATGGGCGTTCACTGTTTGAGCGGCTACAGGAGCAGAAGGACAAGAAGCAGGAGGAATACGATGAGCAGTTTAAATTCA AGAACATGGTCAAAGGCCTGGATGAGGATGAGTCTCACTTCTTGGATGAGGTCTCCAGGCAACAGAGCCTGGTGGAGAAGCAACGCAGAGACGAGGAGCTGCATGAACTAAAAGAATACAGA AGTGCTCTGAAAAAACTGGCATCTAGTGAGAGTCGGAAGGAGCCAGAGAGGAGGGCGGGTCCTAAACCAGCAGAGGTCAAGACCAGTCACCTGTCCCAGGCACACCTGTTGGCTGGGGCGTTCAAGCGACGCAG CTCTTCACAGTCCTCAGACAATAGCAAGAAACAGAAGGTTGAGGAGTCTGCAGCAGGGAATGGGGGCCGGACAG AGCAGGAGGCGGGCAGAGGTGTGGTTGAGCAGGGCTCCACGGTAAAGACAACAGGTGTCCTCCACCTTCCATCGGCCGCCGTGTGTGTGGGCATCCTGCCGGGCATGGGAGCCTACTCCGGCAGCAGCGACTCTGAGTCCAGCAGCGACAGCGAAG TTTAA
- the psme3ip1 gene encoding PSME3-interacting protein isoform X1: protein MAVPAAGGVDLSRKFVSETEIEEKRKQRQEEWEKVRKPEDPEKAPEEEYDGRSLFERLQEQKDKKQEEYDEQFKFKNMVKGLDEDESHFLDEVSRQQSLVEKQRRDEELHELKEYRSALKKLASSESRKEPERRAGPKPAEVKTSHLSQAHLLAGAFKRRSSSQSSDNSKKQKVEESAAGNGGRTGGLRPSYNEAGRGVVEQGSTVKTTGVLHLPSAAVCVGILPGMGAYSGSSDSESSSDSEV, encoded by the exons ATGGCAGTGCCAGCGGCCGGGGGTGTAGACCTCAGTCGTAAATTTGTGTCAGAGACCGAGATCGAGGAGAAAAGGAAGCAAAGACAGGAGGAATGGGAAAAAGTTAGGAAGCCAGAGGACCCAGAGA AGGCTCCTGAGGAAGAGTATGATGGGCGTTCACTGTTTGAGCGGCTACAGGAGCAGAAGGACAAGAAGCAGGAGGAATACGATGAGCAGTTTAAATTCA AGAACATGGTCAAAGGCCTGGATGAGGATGAGTCTCACTTCTTGGATGAGGTCTCCAGGCAACAGAGCCTGGTGGAGAAGCAACGCAGAGACGAGGAGCTGCATGAACTAAAAGAATACAGA AGTGCTCTGAAAAAACTGGCATCTAGTGAGAGTCGGAAGGAGCCAGAGAGGAGGGCGGGTCCTAAACCAGCAGAGGTCAAGACCAGTCACCTGTCCCAGGCACACCTGTTGGCTGGGGCGTTCAAGCGACGCAG CTCTTCACAGTCCTCAGACAATAGCAAGAAACAGAAGGTTGAGGAGTCTGCAGCAGGGAATGGGGGCCGGACAGGTGGGCTGAGACCTTCTTATAAT GAGGCGGGCAGAGGTGTGGTTGAGCAGGGCTCCACGGTAAAGACAACAGGTGTCCTCCACCTTCCATCGGCCGCCGTGTGTGTGGGCATCCTGCCGGGCATGGGAGCCTACTCCGGCAGCAGCGACTCTGAGTCCAGCAGCGACAGCGAAG TTTAA